Proteins co-encoded in one Thermodesulfobacteriota bacterium genomic window:
- the ilvC gene encoding ketol-acid reductoisomerase, producing MKVYYDKEINQKKLKKRKVAIIGYGSQGHAHAQNLRDSGMSVSIGLRKGSSSWDKAKGAGFNVMTVDKASKWADIIMILAPDTSQAEIYADDIVDNLKPGDAVAFSHGLNIHYRQIVPPPNVDVFMVAPKAPGHTVRGQFEDGAGVPMLVAVHQDATGEAKDIALAYAGAIGGGRAGVIETTFKDETETDLFGEQAVLCGGVTALIQAGFETLVEAGYPPEMAYFECCHEVKLIVDLIYEGGITNMRYSISDTAEYGDLTRGPRVVDEESKKEMKKILTEIQNGEFAREWILENKAGRPVYNALLKKGQEHPIEEVGSELRQMMSTLFKTKLVDKTKN from the coding sequence ATGAAGGTTTACTACGATAAGGAAATAAATCAGAAAAAACTTAAAAAAAGAAAAGTTGCAATTATTGGTTATGGAAGTCAAGGCCATGCACATGCTCAGAACTTAAGAGACAGCGGAATGAGTGTTTCTATTGGCTTAAGGAAAGGTAGCAGCAGCTGGGATAAAGCCAAAGGAGCTGGGTTTAATGTGATGACTGTTGATAAAGCATCAAAATGGGCGGATATAATTATGATCCTTGCCCCTGATACTAGCCAGGCAGAAATTTATGCCGATGATATAGTTGATAATCTAAAGCCGGGTGACGCTGTTGCATTTAGTCATGGACTAAATATACATTACCGTCAGATTGTCCCTCCACCTAATGTTGATGTGTTTATGGTAGCTCCAAAGGCTCCAGGACATACTGTAAGAGGTCAATTTGAAGACGGCGCTGGCGTGCCAATGTTAGTGGCTGTTCACCAGGACGCTACTGGCGAGGCTAAGGATATTGCACTTGCTTATGCTGGAGCAATAGGCGGGGGTAGAGCTGGAGTTATAGAAACAACATTCAAAGATGAAACTGAAACCGATCTGTTTGGAGAACAAGCTGTTCTTTGCGGAGGCGTAACAGCACTTATTCAGGCAGGTTTTGAAACTTTAGTAGAAGCAGGATACCCACCGGAAATGGCATATTTTGAGTGCTGTCATGAAGTAAAGTTAATTGTGGATCTTATCTATGAAGGCGGTATAACCAATATGCGCTATTCTATAAGTGATACCGCTGAATATGGTGATTTGACCAGGGGCCCGAGAGTTGTTGATGAAGAATCTAAGAAAGAGATGAAGAAAATCTTGACCGAGATTCAAAACGGTGAGTTTGCTAGAGAATGGATACTTGAGAATAAAGCTGGACGCCCTGTCTACAATGCACTTCTCAAAAAAGGACAAGAGCACCCTATAGAAGAGGTAGGAAGCGAGCTTCGCCAGATGATGAGTACTCTGTTTAAGACAAAACTCGTAGATAAAACAAAGAACTAA
- a CDS encoding phosphatidylserine decarboxylase encodes MRIRRAPVASEGIVYIVVLALLAWAAAIIGFTIVSFILILLAVLNVFFFRDPDREIPNEKNAFLSPADGVIIFVEDSYERDFLSDSAQKISISLAIYDCHVNRIPITGKVVATKYTPGSFHIANMPSWLYPDSMKRKSEDNERLSTLLTTDQGHKYVVTQIAGFLARRIVSYAEPEMEFKSGDRFGIIKFGSRVDLYLPEGCSVDVKQGQRVWAGETIVARMGI; translated from the coding sequence ATGAGGATACGGCGGGCGCCGGTTGCGTCTGAGGGAATTGTTTACATAGTAGTTTTGGCCCTACTTGCATGGGCAGCCGCCATAATCGGTTTTACCATCGTATCATTCATTTTAATTCTTCTAGCAGTTCTGAATGTTTTCTTCTTTCGCGATCCCGACAGAGAAATACCAAATGAGAAGAACGCATTTTTATCACCCGCTGATGGAGTTATAATATTTGTCGAGGATTCCTATGAGAGGGATTTTCTAAGCGATTCGGCCCAAAAAATAAGCATATCACTAGCTATTTATGACTGCCATGTAAACAGAATTCCAATTACAGGCAAAGTTGTAGCCACAAAATATACTCCCGGAAGTTTTCATATCGCAAATATGCCCAGTTGGCTATACCCTGATAGTATGAAAAGAAAATCTGAAGACAATGAGCGTTTAAGCACACTATTAACAACCGATCAAGGTCATAAATATGTGGTAACCCAGATTGCTGGATTTTTAGCCCGAAGGATAGTTTCATATGCCGAGCCTGAGATGGAATTTAAAAGTGGCGATAGATTTGGTATCATAAAGTTTGGATCAAGAGTTGATTTATACCTGCCCGAGGGGTGTTCCGTTGATGTTAAGCAGGGGCAAAGAGTTTGGGCAGGGGAAACTATAGTTGCAAGGATGGGGATATAA